The Bacillus sp. NEB1478 genome contains the following window.
TTTCAATCAATTGCCTTGCATTAGAATAAATTTTCATTTTCCTCGGTAAATTCCCACATACTCACATATTGCGAAAATAGTTTTCACCGACTATTCTCTTTTGCAACATGATCCTAGTATGTTTCGCTCACATACGTCATTGGAATCTAACCTTTCATTAAGTGTTTCACGTGTCCCCACATATCCACACATCTCGAAACCAGTTTTCACGGGCTGATTTCTACCTGGATGTGATTATAATATGCTTCGCTTACGTGTGTCATTGGAATCACCCTCTTTCACTGAGAGTTGCTGCGTGTCCCCGCATACCCACACATCTCGAAATCAGTTATCACGGGCTGACTTCTAACTGGATGTGATGTTGATATGCTTCGCTTACCTATTTCACTGGAATCACGCCTTCCTTTTAATGAAGTTTGTGTTTCATTTGTTAACTATACTTTAACTTATTCTAAAGATTATTCAAATATTCAGAATAATCAATATTATGTGATTTAAGGTGCTTTTATTCCACTTATTAGACTCGTCCTTTTTTTTTCGTACAATTCCTTTATATTTCATCATATTTCAACAATCTAATAATTAAATACATTTTAGGCATTCACCTATTCCGACCTGTTTACATAGACTGTTTGAGAAATACACCTTATTTTCGGAAGGAGTGTTTTTAATTTGGCAGGAAAAATATTAAATTATTATGCTGGCGGAAATACTGCAAGAGGGTTCCATAATTTATTTGAATCCAATCTTAGCGGACTGGAACGATTGTTTATTTTAAAAGGCGGACCGGGAACTGGCAAGTCTACATTGATGAAGGCAATCGGAAAAAAGTGGAACGATATCGGATACGATGTGGAATACATTCACTGTGCATCTGACAACGGCTCGATCGATGGTGTTATTTTACGCGGCCTGAAAGTTGGAATCGTTGACGGAACTTCTCCACACGTTATTGAACCTAAAGCTCCAGGTGCATTAGAAGAATACGTTAACCTCGGTGCGGCGTGGGATTCTGTGCTGCTCGCAGAAAAAAAGGATGAGATTCTGCAGCTATCTGAATCGATTTCCGATGATTTTGCGCGGGCTTATTCCATTTTTCACGAAGCTCTTCTCGTCCATGACGAATGGGAAAAGATTTATATCGAAAGTATGGATTACAGCAAAGCCGATGAACTTACTGATGAATTGATAAGCACTTTTTTTGCGAAAAAAGTAAACCGGCAAGCAAATGTTTTTCATCGCTTTTTAGGTGCTGCAACTCCTAAAGGAGCTGTCGATCATGTGCCGAATTTAACCGAAGGCTTGAAGGAACGTTTTTTTATAAAAGGACGGCCGGGCTCAGGCAAGTCTACGTTATTGAAAAAACTCGCTGCTAAGGCAGAGGAATCTGGTTATGATGTTGAAGTTTATCATTGTGGTTTCGATCCAAACAGTCTGGATATGATTATTGTCAGAGAGCTGGGCTTTGCGATTTTCGACAGTACGGCACCACATGAGTACTTCCCTGAACGTGCTGGCGATACGATCATCGACATGTACGCAAAAACAATCACACCTGGCACAGACGAAAAACATGCTGCCGAGCTGAAAAACATCAGTGGCCGTTACTCAGATAAAATGAAAGAAGCCATCAGCTTTTTAGCAAAGGCTAAGCGAAAGCACGATGATTTAGAAAACTACTATATCGGTGCGATGGACTTTAGTAAAATTTCTGAGATTCAAGAACAGGTAGATCAAGAAATTGAAAAGCTGGCAGTTGCAAGGCAAAAATAATTATTTAATAAGCAGCCGTCATTGCTTATAAGTAGTTCCGTTTCCTTGGAGAAACACTGCAACCTTTTATAAGATAATAACAATAAAATTGCATAACAAATAGCACCCTGAATAACGACTTGACAATAAATAATGTCATCGTGCGAGTTAGGGTGCTTTTTTACTTGTTATTTGAGATGTGATTTTATACTATTCCTAGAAAACTCAAGGATTTATAACATTATGTGGTGAAATATACTTAATGATTATGAAAATTCAGTTCTTCAATTAGCGGCGCAGGTTAGCTTAAAAAATCTATATAATTATGGATTTGCAAGAAGTCAGTGTTAATGGATAATAAAGTTTTTTATATACAAAAAAGTAGGGTGATAAGTCAATGATAGGAATAAGTATAGCGACGAAGTGGGAATATGAAGCGACATTGGAATACTTTAGCATAAAGGATAACGAACGTTTTGGTTATCCTTATGGTGAGTATTTCATGAGAACAATTAATGATACTGAGCTTGTTTTTTATAGTACAGGTGTAAGAAAAGTAAATGGTGTTGGTGGTAATCAGTATATGATTTCTAAATTTAATTTAACTAAAGTAATCGTTGCTGGAACATGTGCAGGAATAGATAATAAGTTCAGAAATTTGGATATTTTTGTACCCGATAAAGCCGTCCAATATGATTGCACAGTAAAAGAAATTGAGCCTTTTATTAAACAATCCTTCATAGTCGATATTGATTTATCAAAATATGGAAATGATTTTTATATCGGAACAATTGCCACCGCTGATAAAGCAGTAGTTATGTGGAAGGACTATTTAGAACTTAAAGAAAACGAAATAACAATAGCCGATACAGAAGCGGGTGCAATTGCTTATATCTGTAAGAAGAATGATGTTGAATGCATCATCATTAAAGGAATATCTGATTTTCCAACAGAAGATAGTAACTCTGATAAATTCGAATCGAACATTGAACAAATTAATATTTATTTAGAAAACACCCCCAAAGTTATGAACAAAATATTTGGTGAATATTTAAAGAGATTTATTTAAATAAATTTGAAATAAATAGAAAGATTGTGATTGTTGATGAGACTTTTCTTTTAATGGAGTCTCCTTTGTTATACTTTCAATAGCAAGATTGTGAAAAAATGTACTTATACTAACGGGGGCTTTAATTGAATAAGGACATTTAATAACAATCCCAAGCTTTTTTGGTGTGTTAATTGTATTGTTAGTTCGCTTGCTATTTATGTTGCGAAAACGACTGTTATTTGGACTGCGATTTTAAGTTTTCTCCACGTTATCGGAACTACTTACATCGCTTTTTTTGTTAAGATAAAAATAGCAAGGATCGTACATATGGGAGGAATCAAGTATGGCGTCTTCAGAAGAAAAAAACGTACAAGCTCTTTATCAAAACTTTTTGGCTGCATGGAATGATCGCAGCGCTCGCGATATGGCGGATTATTTCTTAGCAGATGGCGAGATAATAGGCTTTGACGGAAGTCAGGTAATCGGAAAAAAAGAGATCTACTCACATCTTCATCCGATTTTTGAAAATCATCCAACACCTCCGTATTTCGGAAAGGTAAAAAACGTTTCGTTTCTTAGCGAAGAGGCAGCTGTAATACGGGCAATTGCAGGGATGGTGCCTGAAGGGAAAACAGAGATTGTCCCTGAGTTGAACACACACCAAACGCTGATCGCTGTAAAATCTGACGCCGAATGGAGAATCAAACTTTTTCAAAATACACCTGCTCAGTTTCACGGAAGACCTGAGCTTGTGGAGCAAATGACAGCAGAGCTAAGTGATTTGCTAGATAAATAGTTAAATGGAAATACGGATGATGCTGACTCATGATTGTGTGATAACACACTGACGGTTCAGCATTTTTCTTTTGATGAAAAGTGTGTATGCGGATTGTGGTACGCGCCAATGCGTGGGATCCTCCTGCGGCACTTACAAATACGAAGATTTCCATACTGAAAATCCAGTATATGATTAGTGATGAAAAGAAAAAGACCCTAAAGATGCTTTAAAACAACTTTTGGGTCTTTCTCATTAATTTTTATATAGTGAGACTAACGTTTTCCTAATAACTCGAGAATTCCCTTATAAATTAAAACAACTGCAAATATAAGGACTGTCAGGATAGCGATGATCTTGATTGCCGGACCGAACGTTGCTAAAAAGGTTCCAGCTACAGGCAACCCAAGTAGAAAATAACCTGCTAATAAAGCACCAATTAATGTTAATACATTTGCATTAGACATATTGCGCCTCCCTTTTACAGATTTTCCTTGCTTGATATAGGATATGCTCGTTATTTAAATAGGTTAATTAAATGATTGGTTATTTTGAGGTGCGCCGTTTACGGTACATGTTATTTTATTTATTACACGATTCCACATAAAAATGCAGCTTTCACTCTTAAATTATCCATTTTCGCACTCAAATGGAAAAACAACTTTCCTTAACGACTTTTAATAGCTCCAAAAACAAAAAACTGGCTCGACTGAACCAGTTTTCATCACGATCCTATTATTTTAGCAATTCTGCGTAGTCTTTCTTCGGAATGATGCCTTCATCTGCTGCACGATTCAATAGAGTTGTAACTGCATCAAACCCGCTCTGACCAAGGTCTGCGGTAAAATTATTCACATACAGATTAATGTGAGATTGCGCCACATCTGGTGACAGTTCACTTGCATGCCGCATGACATATTCTTTTGATGCTTCAGGGTGTTCCCACGCGTATTCTACAGATTGCTTGATCCATTTGCTGATCGCCTCTAAATCTAGTGACCGGCGGGCGATGATAGCACCGAGCGGAATCGGAAGACCTGTATCCTCTTCCCACCAGTTCCCCATATCAGCTAAGAGATTCAACCCGTAATTTTGGTATGTAAAACGGGCTTCATGGATGACAAGACCTGCATCAATACGTCCTTCTTTTACAGCAGGCATGATCTGGTCAAACGGCATCACGACGATTTCGCCTACGCCTCCAGGAACATTTTGTGCTGCCCATAATCGGAATAATAGATAAGCGGTAGAACGTTCACTCGGAACGGCTACTTTTTTACCTGACAGCATATCAGGCTTAACTTCACCAGGTTCGTTCACCAAAACGAGCGGTCCGCATCCGCGTCCTAATGCTCCGCCGCAATGAATCAGTGCGTACTTATCGAGCACCCAAGGCAGTGCTGCATACGAGATTTTCAAAATATCCAGCTCATCAGATCTTGCTGCTAAGCCGTTTGTTATATCAATATCAGCATATGTCACGTCAAATTCCGGTGCGCCTGTCACTAAGCCGTGAACGAGGGCATGAAAGACAAACGTATCATTGGGACAAGGAGAAAAAGCGATATTTAATTTGTTCATTACAGTACCTCCACTATTACTCTACTAGCAGCTTCTAGTGTACCGAATGCTTCTTTCATTCGCCAAGCAGAACGATCTCGAGGACCGATCGGATTCGAGATCGAACGGATTTCCAAAACTGGCACTCCGAACTCACCAGCAGCCATCGCGACTCCGTATCCCTCCATCGCTTCTGCAACCGCAAATGGTTCACGCACCATTAACTCAGACGTTGTATCAGTTGTACCCGTTACAGTGGATAGCGTAAGAATTATACCAGTTCGAGCCGGAATACGTGCCTCGTTCAACGCATTAAATAAACTGGCCACCAGCTGCTCGTCTACTTTTACACGTGTCGAAGCTCCAAATCCTAGCTCGTCGAGTGGTATAAATCCGTCTGGTGATTCAGCGCCTAGATCGGCTGAAACAATTTCATCCGCAATAACGATTGAACCCGGCTCAGCTTTTCCGACGAATCCCCCCGCAATGCCCATATTGATGACGAGATCATAATCCCCAGTGGACAATGCCTTCACGGTTTGGATACCAGCAGCAATCGGACCGACACCTGCCAGTTCTACATCGATTCTTTCGTTTTCACCAATTCCTCTTAAAATCGCTTCACGTTCAGCGGAAACTGATGTCATGATTAAGATGCGGCGATTTTTATTCATCGAGCTCCCCCTCGCTTCTTACTTTACCTTTTGAATGAAGACTACTTTTAGATAGTTACCTTCTTTAAACTCTCTATGTGTTTTGAAATCTGAAGGCAGCTTGAATTCTTCTAAAATTTTATATTTGAAGCCTGTTTGTTCGAACGCATGAGCGATGAACTCTTTAAACTTTCTCATACCAAACGTGCTGCAGTTGGAAGATGCCACGATTACGCCGTTGTCCTCTGTAATCTGAATAGCCTGGGCTAATAGCTCCGGATAATCCTTCCCTGCACTGAATGTATGCTTTTTCGAACGTGCAAAGCTTGGCGGATCTAGGATAACTAGATCAAACGACATTTGCTTTCTTACTGCATATTTGAAATAGTTGAACACATCTTCGACAATGATGTCATGATCTTCGTATACTAGACCGTTCACGCTAAACTGCTCTTGTGTCTTGCTTCGGCTTCTGTTCGCAAGGTCTACGCTCGTCGTTTTTGTCGCGCCGCCTAGTGCAGCTGCTACTGAAAACGCACCTGTATAAGAAAAAGTGTTGAGTACAGTTTTGCCGTTTGCATATTGATTACGAATTGCTTTTCTTACGTCACGCTGATCAAGGAATACACCTACCATTGCACCATCATTCAAATAAACAGCAAAATGAATGCCGTTTTCTCTAACGATTAACGGACTAGGTGCCTCTTCACCCTCTACAAAATCATTGTCCTCGATGTATTTTCCTTTTACCGCAAACCGTTTCTTTTCATACAAGCCTTTTACTTTTGTAAGTTTTTTTAGAGAAGTAACGACTTCCTCTTTAAACGCATAGATTCCTTCACTGTACCAAGTAATCACATAATATCCGTTAAAATGATCAATCGTCAGACCGCCGATTCCGTCTCCTTCACCATTAAAAACACGGAAAGCTGTTGTTTCATAATCGTTATAAAAAGACTCCCGGAAATCGATCGCTTTTTTCAGCTTCTTTTCAAAAAAGCTTTGGTCGATGAGTTCTTGGGGATTATTAGTCAGCATCCACCCGCGTCCTTTATTTTGCTTGCCATAATACCCTTTACCGAGAAAATCATTTCTATCATCGAAAAGCTCAATAATTGTGCCTTCTTCTTTTACATGGTGTAAATTTTGAACCGTATCTTCTGTAATTAATGGAAATCCTGATTTCAGACCCTTTACATATGA
Protein-coding sequences here:
- a CDS encoding PRK06851 family protein, which produces MAGKILNYYAGGNTARGFHNLFESNLSGLERLFILKGGPGTGKSTLMKAIGKKWNDIGYDVEYIHCASDNGSIDGVILRGLKVGIVDGTSPHVIEPKAPGALEEYVNLGAAWDSVLLAEKKDEILQLSESISDDFARAYSIFHEALLVHDEWEKIYIESMDYSKADELTDELISTFFAKKVNRQANVFHRFLGAATPKGAVDHVPNLTEGLKERFFIKGRPGSGKSTLLKKLAAKAEESGYDVEVYHCGFDPNSLDMIIVRELGFAIFDSTAPHEYFPERAGDTIIDMYAKTITPGTDEKHAAELKNISGRYSDKMKEAISFLAKAKRKHDDLENYYIGAMDFSKISEIQEQVDQEIEKLAVARQK
- a CDS encoding permease — translated: MIGISIATKWEYEATLEYFSIKDNERFGYPYGEYFMRTINDTELVFYSTGVRKVNGVGGNQYMISKFNLTKVIVAGTCAGIDNKFRNLDIFVPDKAVQYDCTVKEIEPFIKQSFIVDIDLSKYGNDFYIGTIATADKAVVMWKDYLELKENEITIADTEAGAIAYICKKNDVECIIIKGISDFPTEDSNSDKFESNIEQINIYLENTPKVMNKIFGEYLKRFI
- a CDS encoding SgcJ/EcaC family oxidoreductase; its protein translation is MASSEEKNVQALYQNFLAAWNDRSARDMADYFLADGEIIGFDGSQVIGKKEIYSHLHPIFENHPTPPYFGKVKNVSFLSEEAAVIRAIAGMVPEGKTEIVPELNTHQTLIAVKSDAEWRIKLFQNTPAQFHGRPELVEQMTAELSDLLDK
- a CDS encoding 1,4-dihydroxy-6-naphthoate synthase, with product MNKLNIAFSPCPNDTFVFHALVHGLVTGAPEFDVTYADIDITNGLAARSDELDILKISYAALPWVLDKYALIHCGGALGRGCGPLVLVNEPGEVKPDMLSGKKVAVPSERSTAYLLFRLWAAQNVPGGVGEIVVMPFDQIMPAVKEGRIDAGLVIHEARFTYQNYGLNLLADMGNWWEEDTGLPIPLGAIIARRSLDLEAISKWIKQSVEYAWEHPEASKEYVMRHASELSPDVAQSHINLYVNNFTADLGQSGFDAVTTLLNRAADEGIIPKKDYAELLK
- a CDS encoding futalosine hydrolase → MNKNRRILIMTSVSAEREAILRGIGENERIDVELAGVGPIAAGIQTVKALSTGDYDLVINMGIAGGFVGKAEPGSIVIADEIVSADLGAESPDGFIPLDELGFGASTRVKVDEQLVASLFNALNEARIPARTGIILTLSTVTGTTDTTSELMVREPFAVAEAMEGYGVAMAAGEFGVPVLEIRSISNPIGPRDRSAWRMKEAFGTLEAASRVIVEVL
- a CDS encoding class I SAM-dependent rRNA methyltransferase, whose amino-acid sequence is MKKSVRLKVKPSYVKGLKSGFPLITEDTVQNLHHVKEEGTIIELFDDRNDFLGKGYYGKQNKGRGWMLTNNPQELIDQSFFEKKLKKAIDFRESFYNDYETTAFRVFNGEGDGIGGLTIDHFNGYYVITWYSEGIYAFKEEVVTSLKKLTKVKGLYEKKRFAVKGKYIEDNDFVEGEEAPSPLIVRENGIHFAVYLNDGAMVGVFLDQRDVRKAIRNQYANGKTVLNTFSYTGAFSVAAALGGATKTTSVDLANRSRSKTQEQFSVNGLVYEDHDIIVEDVFNYFKYAVRKQMSFDLVILDPPSFARSKKHTFSAGKDYPELLAQAIQITEDNGVIVASSNCSTFGMRKFKEFIAHAFEQTGFKYKILEEFKLPSDFKTHREFKEGNYLKVVFIQKVK